The Erigeron canadensis isolate Cc75 chromosome 4, C_canadensis_v1, whole genome shotgun sequence genome window below encodes:
- the LOC122597123 gene encoding uncharacterized protein LOC122597123: MEKTMFLKIVDDIQANFPYIQEGFDARRRGSFMTIQKVCSAVRQLATGNPPDKYDEYLHMAARTGRESLDHFCDAIIKLCGREYLRRPTQHDVARIFEAHEQHHHMLGMLGSIDCTHVEWLNCPRHLRGQYTGGDHGVPTIMLEITASQDTWIRHAYFGAPGSNNDINVLNQFDFKYSAFVKAYPYPTDPKEKRFKKLQEAERKDVERAFGILKGKWKILRRPLQPMIKDKIGQYVYAACILHNMIIKGDGRAISPVHIMDPPVQPVFDDSVLGELLNENIHHRLRYDLTEYVWAQDLTFLDDFDLGKNWVELGNRELKGFD, translated from the exons ATGGAGAAAACCatgtttttaaaaatcgtcGACGACATCCAAGCAAATTTTCCATATATTCAAGAGGGGTTCGATGCGCGTAGGAGAGGAAGCTTCATGACGATCCAAAAAGTGTGCTCGGCGGTACGTCAACTCGCTACGGGCAATCCGCCCGACAAGTACGATGAGTACTTGCATATGGCTGCTCGAACTGGGCGCGAGTCTCTTGACCATTTTTGTGACgccatcattaagttgtgtggtcgAGAGTACTTACGTAGGCCTACTCAACACGACGTTGCTCGCATTTTTGAGGCACACGAACAACACCATCACATGCTGgggatgcttggtagcatcgatTGTACACACGTCGAGTGGTTAAATTGTCCTAGACACTTGAGAGGACAATATACGGGAGGCGACCATGGCGTTCCCACTATTATGCTTGAGATCACTGCTTCTCAAGATACGTGGATTCGGCATGCTTATTTTGGTGCTCccggttcaaacaacgacataAACGTCTTGAACCAATTCGACTT CAAGTACTCGGCGTTTGTAAAAGCATACCCGTATCCTACTGACCCGaaggaaaaaagattcaagaagttACAAGAAGCGGAGAGGAAAGATGTGGAGCGTGCATTTGGGATTCTAAAAGGGAAATGGAAAATTCTTAGGCGTCCTCTTCAACCCATGATCAAAGACAAGATCGGGCAGTATGTTTACGCGGCTTGTATtttacacaacatgatcataaaAGGTGATGGCAGAGCAATCTCACCGGTTCACATAATGGACCCGCCGGTCCAACCAGTGTTCGACGATAGCGTCTTAGGTGAGCTACTAAACGAAAACATCCATCATCGTCTTCGTTATGACCTCACCGAATATGTGTGGGCTCAAGACTTGACATTTCTCGACGATTT tgatttgggtaagaattgggtGGAATTGGGTAATCGTGAGTTGAAGGGTTTTGATTGA
- the LOC122597125 gene encoding G-type lectin S-receptor-like serine/threonine-protein kinase SD2-5, whose translation MAAWINICYCFALFLIINRYSTTAQLPYDYPSANLSTTWNTSNPFVSYEGEIRFQPILVRRTLGSKLGPKFACGFYCNGTCTSYLFAVYIVQPFNTPSGINPPQVVWSANRDYLVSNSAKLSFTATGDLVLGNVDGSTVWTTNTSGKSVVGMNLTDNGNLVLFDVNGSVVWQSFDYPTDSLVLGQRLFLGQQLTPSVSSTNWTAQKGLFSLQVTDEGLVASLGSNPPQVYYKTQELKVSRNNTISKERKYVRFLRGSLSLFFSTTEPDDPDRSIYLPVATSTQYMKFMPDGRLKVFEWRSGSWSEVADLFTDKRYGECTYPFSCGRNAICTNKQQCSCPVSSPHMIDYFRPVNDRQPNLGCSEITPLTCNATQKDHVFIPLQNVSFYSYSPRETKARYSYSPPDMKDVSLEICKQACLNNCSCKAAFFQYDSNASSGDCFLPSEIFTMKTIDPYFHATSFIKVQNVKSTPSSRSPISKKKSRPIAVVIASTIASSLVLLVAVAGIVFLYRKLRSGTDMEEEYIDSVPGMPTRFTFEELKTATENFTKKLGQGGFGSVFEGTLEDNSKIAVKCLEGVGRVNKSFLAEVESIGSIHHVNLVRLRGFGAWKSQRFLVYDFMSNGSLDKWIYHGNGESVLGWECRKKIILDIAKGLAYLHEDCRQKIIHLDIKPQNILLDEDFNAKVSDFGLSKLIDRGQSHVTTTMKGTPGYMAPEWLSSVITEKVDVYSFGIVLLEILCGRRNFDRSQPEETCHLLEVFQRCWEQGTLLDIVDKYSEDMQTHGSEVVEMMKVASWCLQTNFTRRPPMSSVVNVLEGRMNVELNLDYNFTDFSLQNTRIEHQRDTTTLFASVLSGPR comes from the coding sequence ATGGCAGCATGGATCAACATCTGTTATTGTTTTGCCTTATTTCTCATCATAAATCGCTACTCAACAACCGCCCAGCTGCCCTACGACTACCCTAGTGCAAATCTTTCCACCACATGGAACACCTCTAATCCGTTTGTTTCTTATGAAGGTGAAATACGGTTTCAACCCATCCTCGTCAGAAGAACATTAGGTTCCAAACTAGGACCCAAATTCGCTTGTGGTTTCTACTGCAATGGAACCTGCACATCTTACCTCTTTGCTGTCTACATTGTACAACCTTTTAACACTCCTTCTGGTATAAACCCCCCTCAAGTCGTTTGGTCAGCCAATCGAGACTATCTCGTTAGTAATAGTGCAAAACTGAGTTTCACTGCAACCGGAGATTTGGTCCTTGGGAATGTGGATGGAAGCACAGTTTGGACTACCAACACGAGCGGCAAATCTGTTGTTGGTATGAACTTAACTGACAATGGAAACCTAGTGTTGTTTGATGTCAATGGCTCTGTGGTTTGGCAATCTTTTGATTACCCGACCGACTCATTGGTGCTGGGTCAAAGGCTATTTCTTGGACAGCAGTTGACGCCTAGTGTTTCGTCAACCAACTGGACAGCTCAAAAAGGTTTGTTTTCTTTACAAGTAACTGATGAAGGTTTAGTTGCTAGTCTTGGATCAAACCCACCTCAAGTCTATTACAAAACCCAGGAGTTGAAAGTTTCCAGGAATAATACAATtagtaaagaaagaaaatatgtaAGGTTCTTGAGAGGGAGCTTGTCTTTATTCTTTTCTACTACTGAGCCTGACGATCCTGACCGTTCAATTTACTTACCTGTAGCAACATCGACTCAATATATGAAATTCATGCCTGATGGGCGTTTGAAAGTGTTTGAATGGAGATCAGGAAGTTGGTCTGAGGTGGCTGATCTATTTACCGATAAACGGTATGGGGAGTGTACTTATCCTTTTTCTTGTGGAAGAAATGCCATTTGTACAAACAAGCAACAATGTAGTTGTCCAGTATCAAGCCCTCACATGATAGACTATTTCAGACCAGTGAACGATCGGCAACCTAACTTGGGTTGCTCTGAAATTACTCCTCTCACATGTAATGCAACCCAGAAGGATCATGTTTTTATTCCTCTCCAGAACGTCTCCTTTTACAGCTATTCCCCACGAGAAACGAAGGCCCGTTACAGCTATTCCCCACCAGACATGAAGGATGTGAGTTTGGAGATTTGCAAGCAAGCATGTCTCAACAACTGCTCCTGTAAAGCAGCTTTTTTTCAGTATGATTCAAATGCTTCAAGTGGAGATTGTTTTTTGCCTTCAGAGATATTCACAATGAAGACTATCGATCCATATTTTCATGCTACATCTTTCATAAAAGTCCAAAACGTAAAATCAACTCCTTCATCTAGGTCCCCAATAAGTAAGAAAAAAAGTAGGCCAATTGCTGTAGTTATAGCTTCTACTATTGCAAGTTCCTTGGTTCTGCTTGTAGCTGTAGCGGGTATTGTGTTCTTATATCGCAAGCTAAGATCGGGCACTGATATGGAGGAAGAGTATATAGATTCAGTTCCAGGAATGCCTACTCGGTTTACCTTTGAAGAACTAAAAACCGCCACAGAAAATTTTACTAAAAAGCTTGGTCAAGGAGGATTTGGATCAGTTTTCGAAGGGACTCTTGAAGATAACTCAAAGATTGCAGTAAAATGTCTTGAGGGTGTTGGGCGGGTTAACAAATCATTCCTAGCTGAGGTTGAATCCATTGGAAGCATTCACCATGTGAATCTAGTTAGACTTAGAGGATTTGGTGCTTGGAAATCACAACGGTTTCTCGTATATGATTTCATGAGTAACGGGTCACTAGATAAGTGGATCTACCATGGAAATGGAGAAAGCGTACTAGGATGGGAATGCAGAAAGAAAATCATTCTTGATATAGCCAAAGGTTTAGCATATCTCCATGAAGATTGCAGGCAAAAAATCATCCACCTCGACATTAAACCTCAAAACATACTCCTAGATGAAGATTTCAATGCAAAAGTATCTGATTTTGGGTTATCTAAACTTATTGACAGAGGCCAAAGCCATGTTACGACTACAATGAAAGGAACCCCGGGATATATGGCTCCCGAATGGCTAAGCTCAGTTATAACTGAAAAAGTGGATGTATACAGCTTTGGGATTGTTTTGTTAGAGATTTTGTGTGGGAGGAGGAACTTTGACAGGTCTCAGCCCGAAGAAACATGCCATTTACTTGAAGTTTTTCAAAGATGTTGGGAACAAGGGACGTTGCTAGATATTGTTGACAAGTACAGTGAAGATATGCAGACACACGGCTCAGAAGTTGTGGAGATGATGAAAGTGGCTTCGTGGTGTTTGCAAACTAATTTTACAAGAAGGCCTCCCATGTCATCCGTGGTTAATGTATTAGAAGGACGAATGAATGTGGAGTTGAACTTGGATTATAATTTTACTGATTTTAGCCTGCAAAACACACGAATCGAACATCAGAGAGATACGACAACATTGTTTGCTTCTGTTCTATCTGGTCCTAGGTGA